TTCATTTACCACCCGAAGCACAAAAGAAACATAAAAGGACTCAGATTGAAAGAACTATTCAGCCATTGCCTTCAATGTGGAATTATACAATGAATGCTTTCTTTAACGGAAAAAAACCACCTGTTGAAAGTAGCTGGAATAGAAACCTTCAAAGATGGGCTAAACTTGCAGGGTTAAACCCTTATGGCATAAGTGCAAAAACTACCAGAAAGACTATAGAAAGCTGGATGATCTCATCAGGAGTATTAGAGTCTACCACCTGCCTGAGACAAGGGCATGACAGTTTAACATCTATGAGGCACTACCAGAATCTTGCTTTTAACGATGATGAATTACGAAGTATTAAAAAACAATTGACTGAGTGGAATATTCTTAAATGAGTAAAGCTTTATGCACCATTTTCAAATACTAATACATCTTTTTCTCCTTTTATTTTATCACCAAATTGAAATATTGTCCACTTTGTTTCTTCTTTTTCTTTTCCAAATATTATGTGGAATCCAAATAAATACATATAATCAGATGTTAAAGTCTCAAGAACGCTAGAATCTTTTTCTAACAATTTCTTCTTCGGGATACGATTCCACTTTTTAAGTTCAAAACAAATATAATCATTATCATCAGCAAGATTTAAAGATCTTTTATGAATGATAATGTCTGGAATCCGATTACTTTCAACTCCATTAGAATCTAGAACTTGCTTCTTTTTGTTCTCATTTGTTTCTCTTACATATCCGTTGTTTTCATCGAGGGAGTATGTCACTGTATTATCGTATTCAGCATCAACATAGTAATCTTTAAACTCACATTGTAAATACATTCCAAATCTAAATGCAAGGCATCTTTCACATACACCTTCACCATTATTTCTTTCAAAAAGAAAAGCATCCCTTGTATAAAGCTTATTTAGACAGCTTCGTACTTTTCCTTTTATACTTAATAAATTTTCATCCATATTATCCCTATTTTTATTTATAATATCAAATAAAATCAATTTTCATATAAATGCAAAAATTGAGTTAAGCTAGACTTCAAGAAGCTTAAAGACTTTTAATAATATAAAACTGCCTAAAACCTTTTATTTTTAATTATTTTTCAGGCGATAAACACACCAATCAGCTTAAACAAATTGCTTGTAGGGCTTCTAATTCAATCTATTTTTTCTATTTTTCCCTAAAATCAAGAATGATTTAACGCTTACAGTAGAAACATATAAATAATCGTTATCGAAAGACTATATATAACTATGCAATAGTTTTATATAGTATTAGAACATATATAACAGTAGTAAGTTTATTTTAACTTACCTGGGGGTTAAATTTTGATTCGAAAAGTATATGCTAGTAATCAATTTGGTACTATTGTAATGTCTATTCCTGCTGATTTTGTCCGTAAGATGGGGCTAACAGGGGATTCTAATGTAAATATTGAGCTTGTGGGCAACACATTACATGTTACTAAGGTATGTTTGCAGGGTGTTTAACATGGTCCGGAAAGTTGAGCCTTTTTATGATTGTCCACGTTACAAAAAGTGTTCAGTCAATAATTGTCCTTTAGATCCTGCATACCCTAACAGCGTCACAGATGAAGCGGACCCTGAGCAGAAATGTACTATTGCAAAAAATATTAGATCCAGAATTGCTGCAAAATATCCAGGTACCTTAAAATTTGAAGGTTTAACACCTAGAGAATTTACAGCTACGAAGAATTGGGAAAGTTTACCTGAAGAAGAAAAGGACAAAAAGAGAGAAGCAATTAAAAATGTCAGATCAAAAATTAATGCTTTTAGTTCTGAACCTGAGAGTGAGAAATTAAACGTTTAATTTGTCTCTACTCTCATTTTTAGAGCTAAGTATGCAAGGTACAAGCAAATACCTTACCTTGAATAGTTCGTTTTGAGAGACTGAGTTAAAAGCAAAAATTTCAATTTAGTATATAAAGAAACTGACGTTTTTGAGGTTTTATTTCTAGGGATGTGACGTTAAGATGTTACCGTATGAAAAAGAAAAAATTCAATCTTTCCTTGATGTTAGAGATATATACTCAAAAAATTTTAAGATGGATGACTTAAAAGATATAAGAGTTCAAAAATTTATAAAGGAAGAATTAAAAGAACTCATACAAAAAGATCTAGATCAATACGAATGGGACATTGAAATAGGACTTAGAAGAAAGAAACCGAGTCCAGCACAGCTCAAGCAAAAACATATAGGTACAGCTTATGCCAGAGGACTTTACCGCTTTTATTGGTGTCATTACAACGTATGGGATCAACTTTTTAAATACAGATACAAACCTGAAGATGTTAATACCATTATAGCCAGGATGGAGAAAACAAAAAAATATAATCCATGGTCTACCACAGAACCAACTGCAGGTTTGTTTATTGCGTCACTAGGCAAAAGCAGGTTTAAAACTATTAAAACCAAAGATGGTTCTGAGTATGACGTACTTAATCCTAGTGGTTATTAATCATTACTCTGTGACGTAGCGACAAAGTAAAGCCTACATTTTGACTTTTTAATTTTCACTATCTACCGGCTCTATATTGGAGAAACCCTACGCTTATTCTAATAATTAACTAATCGCACATAGCCGCGCGCCCGACACGACAAACGACAGAGCCAACTCATACTCATTATCTTGTCGGCGGTATCGGTTGACATTGTAACATAGACAAAACAGAAAGACAGAGAGAGTATCATATGAATACTTGTTCATATGTTCATAACAACAAATAACCGCATAAATACAATTAAAAATCAAGTAGTCTATAAGTTATATAATTACGAATTGCGCGATATTTTGACGACGACGGCAATAATAAACAAACAGTTTAATATAAAAATTTACATAATAAGCTTTATATATTTTGAATGACATAATATATACTGTAAAGAGCTGGGGCGCTCAAAGCCCTGAATATAATCTTTGTACCAAACATTAACACCACCAAGCCCCATTTTTGGGGCTATCCCACTTAAGCCGGTTCTGCGCTTTCCGGCACTTTTCAGAATCAGGCAACATAATAACTTCCTGTGCGTAACCCTGTCATTTAATCACCGTTGCCTGATTCTCTCACATTACTTTTCTTTTCTAAGTTCAAGAATCCTAAAAATGTAAAAGAAATCAGGTATAACTATCTTTTATCATATAGGAGTCTCCCTGATGAAAGATAAATTGAGGTAAACCGTCTATTCAATCCTGTTAATTTTTGATAAACTGCTAATAAGTAATTATGACAGGCTGATGATGACAGCATTTATACTCACAGGCTTATATTGACATGACTGCCATTAGCCGGATTTATGAGTGATTTTCAGGTAGATTACTGGTCAGTGAATAATAAATATCTGACTAATAACAAACTTCTGACAGGTAAGGTACCAAATATATTAAAGTATATTTAATGTCCGTTACCAGCCATGTATAATAATTAACTCAGTCAAATATTTGACGTACAAAAATCCTTACCTGAAAAACAAACCTGCGATTTCAGGCAGATAAAAAGGCCTGATGTACACCAAATCAGTTTATTCAGTATTACTGTACTTAATTTAAGCTTTTTGTGACCTCAGAAAAGTTAATCTATTGTTTTCCGAATTTCACATCTCCCGAGCACGTCTCGCCGATTCTCGTCTCGCCCGATTCTCGTCTCGCCCGAGTCCCGCCTCGGGAGGGCGGTGTCCTTTTCGCTCGCTTTGCTCGCTCAAGAGGACCAATTTGGAAGGAGAAAGGACTAATTTGGAAGAAAAAAGGGCTAATTTGGAAGAAGAAACGTGAGGTTCATAAAGGAGTTGGAGGATCTTTATATACTTGACTAGAGAAACCCTCATTTTTCCTGATTGTTCTTTTCCCGCTCGGCGAAAGAGATAGAACTGTTTCAAAAAACAGGATTTGATCTGCCTGCTCTTTTTTTCTTTCTACCCGGGTCTGTATAAAGTCTGTATAAAATGGTTCTTAAAAATATTCCTGAAAGGGCTTTTATTCCTGAAAAAGGATAGAAACATATGCAGATTAAGATACTGGGGTGCGAGTCTTTCGGAGCACGGTCCCTTGCGTGTATTGTGAAGACCGGGGAGAGAAAGATCCTTATCGATCCCGGAGTTGCCCTTGCTCGCCTGCGGTACGGTTTGCTTCCGCACCCTGTGGAGGTGGCAGCTGCCCTCAGGATCAGGGAGAAAATTCTTGCGGAATTCGAGGGCACAACAGACATAGTAATCAGCCATTACCATGGGGACCACATGCCCATGAAAGTCGAAGACCCTTATCAATTGCCAGTGGAAGATCTCCCCGATTTAAAAGGGGTCAGGTTCTGGTGCAAAGGTCCGGGAAATATTTCGGGGTTGTCCCTACAAAGGAGAAAAGAGTTTTTTCGCTATTTAGGGCATTCTCTTCCTGCTTCTGAAGGTGTCAGTTCTGAAGGTGTCAGTTTTTCGCCCGCTGTACCTCACGGGACGAGAGGTAAGGGATTTGGCACGGTGATGATGACCAGGGTCTCTGAAGGAGATAAAGTGTTTGTTCATGGTTCGGATATCCAGCTTCTGGACAGGGAGGCTGTCATGCAGATACTTGCCTGGAAGCCTTCAGTTGTTTTTGTTTCCGGACCTCCTCTCTACCTCTCCCATCATGTCCCAGAAGCTTCTAATGAGGCGCTCGAAAATGCCCTTCTGCTTGCC
This window of the Methanosarcina mazei S-6 genome carries:
- a CDS encoding tyrosine-type recombinase/integrase, encoding MVSGNYKTKTSTKITHEHVTEAIKYPTQGLKRDRDTLHLYTKGEIKILTPEEYQRLRAAIPKAEYKTILDVLIVTGMRYIEVCRLYDNREWYNDKRNIIHLPPEAQKKHKRTQIERTIQPLPSMWNYTMNAFFNGKKPPVESSWNRNLQRWAKLAGLNPYGISAKTTRKTIESWMISSGVLESTTCLRQGHDSLTSMRHYQNLAFNDDELRSIKKQLTEWNILK
- a CDS encoding MBL fold metallo-hydrolase; protein product: MQIKILGCESFGARSLACIVKTGERKILIDPGVALARLRYGLLPHPVEVAAALRIREKILAEFEGTTDIVISHYHGDHMPMKVEDPYQLPVEDLPDLKGVRFWCKGPGNISGLSLQRRKEFFRYLGHSLPASEGVSSEGVSFSPAVPHGTRGKGFGTVMMTRVSEGDKVFVHGSDIQLLDREAVMQILAWKPSVVFVSGPPLYLSHHVPEASNEALENALLLAENAGTLILDHHLLRFLEGYRWLKDLAGMVKNTVVCAAEFMGKKPELLEAQRKSLYEEMPVPRGWHEAYEKGEAGVEDYLL